The following proteins are encoded in a genomic region of Immundisolibacter sp.:
- a CDS encoding LexA family transcriptional regulator — MTTAPAPLPPRQAAALQVIERHFERHGATPTVRELAQGLGCSVRAAAELIEKLVQRGALHKVAGVSRGLRLAAAPAGLRLPLIGRIAAGQPIMAADHVEDWLAVDPALFRPRPDWLFRVQGWSMKNIGVLPDDLVGVREDPDPPPGAVVAALVPDPQTGDPRLTLKRYARRAGQVVLVSEHDDQVAFAPQVYDPATPGLRLIGVYAGLIRPGTGP; from the coding sequence ATGACGACAGCACCCGCCCCACTGCCACCCCGCCAGGCCGCCGCGCTGCAGGTCATCGAGCGCCATTTCGAGCGCCACGGCGCCACGCCGACGGTGCGCGAACTGGCGCAGGGTCTGGGCTGCTCGGTGCGTGCGGCGGCGGAGCTGATCGAAAAGCTGGTGCAGCGCGGGGCGCTGCACAAGGTTGCGGGCGTCAGCCGCGGGCTGCGGCTGGCGGCGGCGCCGGCCGGCCTGCGCCTGCCGCTGATCGGCCGCATCGCCGCCGGCCAGCCGATCATGGCCGCCGATCACGTCGAGGACTGGCTGGCGGTCGATCCGGCGCTGTTTCGCCCGCGCCCGGACTGGCTGTTCCGGGTGCAGGGCTGGTCGATGAAGAACATCGGCGTGCTGCCGGATGACCTGGTCGGCGTGCGCGAGGATCCGGACCCGCCGCCGGGCGCGGTGGTCGCGGCGCTGGTGCCCGATCCGCAAACCGGCGACCCGCGCCTGACGCTGAAGCGCTACGCGCGCCGCGCCGGCCAGGTGGTGCTGGTCTCCGAGCATGACGATCAGGTTGCCTTTGCGCCGCAGGTTTACGATCCGGCCACGCCCGGACTGCGCCTGATCGGCGTCTATGCCGGGCTGATCCGGCCGGGGACGGGGCCGTGA
- a CDS encoding MFS transporter: protein MTAEDAPAGTGLLRRWALYDFANSAFPTVIETFVFAAYFTRQVAPDAITGSALWGLAVGLAGLAVALLGPVVGAIADHGGGQRRWLAATTALCVLPTAALWWVMPHSPHLIGALLLVGLATIGMELASVFYNALLPRLAPAERIGRWSGWGWGLGYAGGLLCLLLALFGFVREGAWFPLPRADASHVRATFVLAAVWFGLFALPLLTARLPGRDASAGRFELKASLGDLWRTLRGLPRQGPLLRFLVARMLYTDGLATLFAFGGVYAAGSFAMTETQVLAFGIGLNVTAGLGAVGFAHLDDRIGSRNTIVIALLALLLAGAGTLLAQSATAFWVAGLALGIFVGPAQAASRSLLARMAPEAQRNQLFGLFTLSGKATAFLGPLLVGAVTLASGSQRVGMTVILGLWLVGLALLLTVPADRPNARG from the coding sequence ATGACGGCCGAGGATGCACCCGCCGGCACCGGCCTGCTGCGCCGCTGGGCGCTGTACGACTTCGCCAACAGCGCCTTTCCGACCGTCATCGAGACCTTCGTCTTCGCCGCCTATTTCACGCGCCAGGTGGCACCGGACGCCATCACCGGCAGTGCCCTGTGGGGCCTGGCGGTCGGTCTGGCCGGGCTGGCGGTGGCGCTGCTGGGGCCGGTGGTCGGGGCGATTGCCGATCACGGCGGCGGACAGCGGCGCTGGCTGGCCGCCACCACGGCGCTGTGCGTGCTGCCGACCGCGGCGCTGTGGTGGGTGATGCCGCACTCGCCGCACCTGATCGGTGCCCTGCTGCTGGTCGGGCTGGCGACCATCGGCATGGAGCTGGCCAGCGTGTTCTACAACGCGCTGTTGCCGCGCCTGGCGCCGGCCGAGCGCATCGGCCGCTGGTCCGGCTGGGGCTGGGGACTGGGTTATGCCGGCGGGCTGCTGTGCCTGCTGCTGGCGCTGTTCGGTTTCGTGCGGGAAGGCGCCTGGTTCCCGTTGCCGCGCGCCGATGCCAGCCACGTGCGGGCCACCTTCGTGCTGGCGGCAGTGTGGTTCGGGCTGTTCGCGCTGCCGCTGCTGACCGCCCGCCTGCCGGGGCGGGACGCGTCCGCCGGTCGCTTCGAGCTGAAGGCCAGCCTCGGTGATCTTTGGCGCACCCTGCGCGGGCTGCCGCGGCAGGGGCCGCTGCTGCGCTTTCTGGTCGCCCGCATGCTGTACACGGATGGCCTGGCCACGCTGTTTGCGTTTGGCGGTGTGTACGCCGCCGGCAGCTTCGCCATGACCGAAACGCAGGTACTGGCCTTCGGCATCGGGCTGAACGTGACGGCCGGCCTGGGCGCGGTGGGCTTTGCCCACCTCGACGACCGCATCGGCAGCCGCAACACCATCGTCATCGCCTTGCTGGCCCTGCTGCTGGCCGGCGCCGGCACGCTGCTGGCGCAGTCGGCAACGGCGTTCTGGGTGGCCGGGCTGGCGCTGGGCATCTTCGTCGGGCCGGCGCAGGCGGCCAGCCGCTCGCTGCTGGCGCGCATGGCGCCCGAGGCGCAGCGCAATCAGCTGTTCGGACTGTTCACGCTGTCCGGCAAGGCGACGGCCTTCCTGGGGCCGCTGCTGGTCGGCGCCGTGACGCTGGCATCCGGCAGCCAGCGGGTCGGCATGACGGTGATTCTGGGTCTTTGGCTGGTCGGGCTGGCGCTGCTGCTCACGGTGCCGGCGGACCGGCCAAACGCTCGCGGATAA
- a CDS encoding AMP-binding protein: MQIAPAPDIATLLRGLDGFGDAPALRWFAAAGEQALSYRELAQRIEAAAARLQARGLSLGGRVLLLAESGLPWALGALAVLRAGGVLLPLDAHSPDDTLQHVLTDAAPVLVLTDAEHAPRCAGCGAPVLLVDALAGSGPVPAVPADTGIDPASPAVMFYTSGTTGPPKGVPLSHANLLYQLRTVAAADLARPGDRVLLPLPMHHVYPFVIGLLLPIVAGVTLLLPGATTGAQIMQALREGRASVLIGVPRLYRALLEGIDGRVAGLPPLSRRLLGGLRAAARWSAPRLGTSVARRLLAPLHRQMAPDLRLLACGGAALEADLDVALTALGWQVAVGYGLTETSPLLTLRMPGQCRSGSAGRAVAGTELRLAAPDMGEEDLPAGAGAIEVRGPGVFGGYFNLPQANQEAFTADGWFRTGDLGRLEADGCLEVLGRASTLIVTESGKNIQPEEVEAVYQAHPLIAEAAVLQVDRRLVALLVPERSQLGDADGAATEAALRQAVAEQSRQLPSYQRVVEFAVTFEPLARTALGKLRRHLLAERYRQARQAAGGPPPEAAPLATADQALLRDPRARAVWDFLRERYPDRPLTPDSHVQLDLGLDSLGWLNFGMDIAARSGAQLSEDAIARIATVRDLLREVSLADTAPPATLLDDPLAALDAEQRRWLRPVPVWLMPLRAVLLGLTWLLMRVLFRLRVTGREHVPASGPFLLAPNHGSYLDAPALGAALGRRALRDLCWAGWTGIMLASPQMRAVSRLARVLPMDSERRALSSLAFGLAALRAGNALVWFPEGARSKTGALEPFRPGIGLLLEHTDVPVLPVYIEGAYQAWPLHRRWPRLGRISVHFGAPIRATELLAGPGPGQPHERAARALREAVAGLIRERLAGPPAP; the protein is encoded by the coding sequence GTGCAGATAGCCCCGGCCCCGGATATTGCCACCCTGCTGCGGGGCCTGGACGGCTTCGGCGACGCACCGGCGCTGCGCTGGTTTGCCGCCGCCGGCGAACAGGCGCTCAGCTACCGGGAACTTGCGCAGCGCATCGAAGCCGCCGCGGCGCGGTTGCAGGCGCGGGGCCTCAGCCTTGGCGGCCGGGTGCTGCTGCTGGCCGAAAGCGGCCTGCCATGGGCACTCGGGGCGCTGGCGGTGCTGCGCGCCGGCGGCGTGCTGCTGCCGCTGGATGCCCACAGCCCGGACGACACCCTGCAGCATGTGCTCACCGATGCGGCGCCGGTGCTGGTGCTGACCGATGCCGAGCACGCGCCGCGCTGCGCCGGTTGCGGCGCGCCGGTGTTGTTGGTCGATGCCTTGGCCGGGTCCGGCCCGGTGCCCGCCGTGCCGGCCGACACGGGCATCGACCCGGCCAGCCCGGCGGTGATGTTCTACACCTCCGGCACCACCGGGCCGCCCAAGGGCGTGCCGCTGAGTCACGCCAATCTGCTGTACCAGCTGCGCACCGTGGCGGCGGCGGATCTGGCCCGGCCGGGTGACCGGGTGCTGCTGCCGCTGCCCATGCACCACGTGTATCCGTTCGTGATCGGCCTGCTGCTGCCGATCGTCGCCGGCGTGACGCTGCTGCTGCCGGGCGCCACCACCGGCGCGCAGATCATGCAGGCCCTGCGCGAGGGTCGGGCCAGCGTGCTGATCGGCGTGCCGCGGCTGTACCGGGCGCTGCTGGAGGGCATCGACGGGCGCGTGGCCGGCTTGCCGCCGTTGTCGCGACGCCTGCTGGGCGGCTTGCGGGCGGCCGCCCGCTGGTCCGCGCCGCGGCTTGGCACGAGCGTGGCGCGGCGCCTGCTGGCGCCGTTGCACCGCCAGATGGCACCGGACCTGCGCCTGCTGGCCTGCGGCGGGGCGGCGCTGGAGGCCGATCTGGATGTTGCGCTGACGGCGCTCGGCTGGCAGGTGGCGGTCGGCTACGGTCTTACCGAAACCTCGCCCTTGCTCACGCTGCGCATGCCGGGCCAGTGCCGGTCGGGCAGCGCCGGGCGCGCCGTGGCGGGTACCGAGCTGCGCCTGGCGGCGCCGGACATGGGCGAGGAAGATTTGCCGGCCGGCGCCGGTGCCATCGAGGTGCGCGGTCCGGGCGTGTTTGGCGGCTACTTCAACCTGCCGCAGGCCAACCAGGAGGCGTTCACGGCCGACGGCTGGTTTCGCACCGGCGATCTGGGCCGGCTGGAGGCGGACGGGTGCCTGGAGGTGCTCGGCCGTGCCTCGACGCTGATCGTCACCGAGAGCGGCAAGAACATCCAGCCGGAAGAAGTGGAGGCCGTTTATCAGGCCCATCCGCTGATTGCCGAGGCGGCGGTGCTGCAGGTGGATCGGCGGCTGGTGGCCCTGCTGGTGCCGGAGCGATCGCAGTTGGGCGATGCCGACGGCGCCGCCACCGAAGCGGCGCTGCGCCAGGCGGTGGCCGAGCAGTCGCGGCAACTGCCCAGTTACCAGCGGGTGGTCGAGTTCGCCGTCACTTTCGAGCCGCTGGCGCGCACCGCGCTTGGCAAGCTGCGCCGCCACCTGCTGGCCGAGCGCTATCGACAGGCGCGCCAGGCGGCCGGCGGCCCGCCGCCGGAAGCGGCGCCGCTCGCCACGGCCGATCAGGCGCTGCTGCGCGATCCGCGGGCGCGGGCGGTGTGGGATTTCCTGCGCGAGCGCTACCCGGACCGGCCGCTGACGCCGGACAGCCACGTGCAGCTCGACCTTGGGCTCGACTCGCTGGGCTGGCTGAATTTCGGCATGGACATCGCAGCCCGCAGTGGCGCCCAGTTGTCCGAGGACGCCATCGCCCGCATTGCCACCGTGCGCGACCTGCTGCGCGAGGTGAGTCTGGCCGACACAGCGCCGCCGGCGACGCTGCTGGACGACCCGCTGGCGGCGCTGGATGCCGAGCAGCGCCGCTGGCTGAGGCCGGTGCCGGTCTGGCTCATGCCGCTGCGGGCCGTGCTGCTGGGCCTGACATGGCTGCTGATGCGCGTGCTGTTTCGGCTGCGCGTGACCGGTCGCGAGCACGTACCGGCGAGCGGGCCGTTTCTGCTGGCACCCAATCACGGCAGTTACCTCGATGCCCCGGCGCTGGGCGCCGCGCTGGGCCGGCGGGCGCTGCGCGACCTGTGCTGGGCCGGCTGGACCGGCATCATGCTGGCTAGCCCGCAGATGCGGGCGGTCTCGCGCCTGGCGCGGGTGTTGCCGATGGACTCTGAGCGGCGCGCGCTGTCGAGTCTGGCCTTTGGCCTCGCGGCGCTGCGCGCCGGCAATGCGCTGGTGTGGTTTCCGGAAGGCGCCCGTTCCAAGACGGGTGCGCTGGAGCCGTTCCGGCCCGGCATCGGGCTGTTGCTGGAGCACACCGACGTGCCGGTGCTGCCGGTGTACATCGAAGGCGCCTATCAAGCCTGGCCGCTGCACCGGCGCTGGCCGCGGCTCGGGCGGATCAGCGTCCACTTCGGCGCGCCGATCAGGGCGACCGAACTGCTGGCCGGACCGGGCCCCGGCCAGCCGCACGAGCGCGCCGCACGCGCGCTGCGCGAGGCGGTGGCGGGGCTTATCCGCGAGCGTTTGGCCGGTCCGCCGGCACCGTGA
- the hpaH gene encoding 2-oxo-hept-4-ene-1,7-dioate hydratase, giving the protein MARTLDEAAVQRIAAELETAEQARRPRRQLRREFPNLDIDDSYAIQAAWMAHKATAGRRVLGRKIGLTSRAMQQAFGISEPDYGTLLDDMFFGDGEVIPGDRFIVPMVEVELAFVLGAPLAGETVSITDVLRATEYVQPAIEIIDARTERVDAETGQRRGVLDTIADNAASAGVVLGGRPMRPQDIDLRWAGAVLYRNGVIEETGLAAGVLGHPAAGIAWLARRFARHGVALEAGQVILAGSFTRALPVTQGDVFHADYGRLGSFGFSFGASD; this is encoded by the coding sequence GTGGCGCGAACCCTGGATGAGGCGGCGGTGCAGCGCATCGCCGCCGAGCTGGAAACGGCCGAGCAGGCTCGTCGGCCGCGCCGGCAGCTGCGGCGCGAGTTTCCCAATCTGGACATCGACGACAGCTATGCCATCCAGGCCGCCTGGATGGCGCACAAGGCCACGGCCGGGCGGCGCGTGCTGGGCCGCAAGATCGGTCTGACCTCGCGCGCCATGCAGCAGGCCTTCGGCATCAGCGAGCCGGACTACGGCACGCTGCTGGACGACATGTTCTTCGGCGACGGCGAGGTGATCCCCGGCGACCGCTTCATCGTGCCGATGGTGGAGGTGGAGCTGGCCTTCGTGCTCGGCGCGCCGCTGGCCGGCGAGACGGTGTCGATCACCGATGTGCTGCGCGCCACCGAGTACGTGCAGCCGGCAATCGAGATCATCGACGCCCGCACCGAGCGGGTGGATGCCGAAACCGGCCAGCGACGCGGCGTGCTCGACACCATCGCCGACAACGCCGCCAGCGCCGGCGTGGTGCTGGGCGGGCGGCCGATGCGGCCGCAGGATATCGACCTGCGCTGGGCCGGCGCCGTGCTGTACCGCAATGGCGTGATCGAGGAGACCGGTCTTGCCGCCGGCGTGCTGGGCCACCCGGCGGCCGGCATCGCCTGGCTGGCACGGCGTTTCGCCCGCCACGGCGTGGCGCTGGAAGCCGGACAGGTGATCCTGGCCGGTTCCTTCACGCGCGCCCTGCCGGTGACGCAGGGTGACGTGTTTCATGCCGACTACGGGCGCCTGGGCAGTTTCGGCTTCTCGTTTGGCGCCAGCGACTGA
- the imuA gene encoding translesion DNA synthesis-associated protein ImuA yields the protein MNAPVLQIPGVWRGDCPRPAAALASTRIEALDRALLGGWPVGALTQIVGTEAGLGFSLIIPALAACTAAGRAVALIDPPYLPYAPALASRGVDLEHLLWIRPQDAAQAQWAAEQIAHSGLFAALACWGALDGTAERRLQLAADAAQCLVFCFRTGRADGHSHAAVRLAVAPAADAQLRVEVLKCRGGRAGHGLLHRCVDLPVAA from the coding sequence GTGAATGCGCCCGTTTTGCAGATTCCGGGCGTCTGGCGCGGCGACTGCCCGCGGCCAGCGGCTGCGCTGGCCAGCACGCGTATCGAGGCCCTCGACCGGGCGCTGCTGGGTGGCTGGCCAGTCGGGGCGCTGACGCAGATCGTCGGCACCGAGGCGGGCCTGGGTTTCTCGCTGATCATCCCGGCGCTGGCCGCCTGCACCGCGGCCGGGCGCGCGGTGGCGCTGATCGATCCGCCTTACCTGCCGTATGCGCCGGCGCTGGCCTCGCGCGGCGTCGATCTGGAGCATCTGCTGTGGATACGCCCGCAGGATGCGGCGCAGGCGCAGTGGGCGGCGGAGCAGATCGCCCACAGCGGCCTGTTTGCCGCGCTGGCCTGCTGGGGGGCGCTCGATGGCACGGCCGAGCGGCGCCTGCAGCTGGCCGCGGATGCCGCGCAGTGCCTGGTGTTCTGTTTTCGCACCGGTCGCGCCGATGGCCACAGCCATGCGGCGGTGCGCCTGGCGGTAGCGCCGGCAGCCGATGCGCAGTTGCGGGTGGAGGTTCTCAAGTGCCGCGGCGGGCGGGCCGGTCACGGCCTGCTGCACCGCTGCGTCGACCTGCCGGTGGCGGCGTGA
- a CDS encoding DNA polymerase Y family protein, whose translation MPWICALFPDLPLEALGQLLTLAPDRPAAVCEHSGRGRWLHGLNAEAARRGLRRGMALPAAVARVPELLALPRRPAAEHAALDALACWLYRFGTPVTVCRQRQAVWVQVGPSAHLFGGWDGLVGALLADLPAYRVQFGVAPTLGCSLLLARADAGLQRPVRETGAIASDIASAIGGLPLGLLPFEDAALRLLAGAGLRRIGEVLALPADALGRRLGGTAMLALERLLGRAPEAWEAFVPAARYRRRFEFGDPVASSEALLFPLKMMLGEFAAYLRARDCAVREFVLRLRGSGRRARAQPIGLMSPTRDPVRLLRVVREQLERITLADGVLELRLEADRFEPAAAIQDDLFGSSQVLGQRLLELRERLAARLGADAVRQIAVSPDRRPEAAMANLGADARPGAVPGSHHPPRPPWLLAQPQRLRPARLLGAPERIELGWWEGAAARDYFVAQDRAGRLCWVYRDLHDGAFYLHGLWQ comes from the coding sequence ATGCCGTGGATCTGCGCCCTGTTTCCCGATCTGCCGCTGGAGGCTTTGGGCCAGCTTCTGACGCTGGCGCCGGACCGCCCGGCGGCGGTCTGCGAGCACAGCGGCCGCGGCCGCTGGCTGCACGGCCTGAATGCCGAGGCGGCGCGGCGCGGCTTGCGCCGGGGCATGGCGCTGCCCGCCGCCGTGGCGCGGGTGCCGGAGTTGCTGGCCCTGCCGCGCCGGCCGGCGGCCGAGCATGCGGCCCTGGACGCCCTGGCCTGCTGGCTGTACCGCTTCGGCACGCCGGTCACCGTGTGCCGGCAGCGGCAGGCGGTGTGGGTGCAGGTCGGGCCGAGCGCGCACCTGTTTGGCGGCTGGGATGGGCTGGTCGGCGCCTTGCTGGCGGACCTGCCGGCGTATCGGGTGCAGTTTGGCGTTGCCCCGACGCTCGGCTGCAGCCTGCTGCTGGCGCGTGCGGATGCCGGTTTGCAGCGGCCGGTGCGCGAAACCGGCGCCATCGCCAGCGACATCGCCAGCGCCATCGGCGGGCTGCCGCTGGGGCTGCTGCCGTTCGAGGATGCGGCGCTGCGTCTGCTGGCCGGTGCCGGCCTGCGCCGCATCGGCGAAGTGCTCGCGCTGCCGGCCGATGCGCTCGGCCGGCGTCTGGGGGGCACGGCCATGCTGGCGCTGGAGCGGCTGCTGGGTCGTGCCCCGGAGGCCTGGGAGGCGTTCGTGCCGGCGGCGCGCTACCGCCGCCGCTTCGAGTTCGGCGACCCGGTCGCCAGCAGCGAGGCGTTGCTGTTCCCGCTCAAGATGATGCTGGGCGAGTTCGCGGCCTACCTGCGGGCCCGCGACTGCGCGGTCCGGGAGTTCGTACTGCGCTTGCGGGGCAGTGGCCGGCGTGCGCGCGCGCAGCCGATCGGCCTGATGTCGCCCACGCGCGATCCGGTGCGCCTGCTGCGGGTGGTGCGCGAGCAGTTGGAGCGCATCACGCTGGCGGATGGCGTCCTCGAACTGCGCCTCGAAGCGGACCGTTTCGAGCCGGCTGCGGCGATTCAGGACGATCTTTTCGGCAGCAGCCAGGTGCTCGGCCAGCGCCTGCTGGAACTGCGCGAACGCCTGGCGGCGCGCCTGGGCGCGGATGCCGTGCGCCAGATCGCGGTCAGTCCGGACCGGCGCCCGGAGGCGGCCATGGCCAATCTCGGGGCCGATGCCAGGCCGGGGGCGGTGCCCGGCTCGCATCACCCGCCGCGCCCGCCGTGGCTGCTGGCGCAGCCGCAGCGCCTGAGGCCGGCGCGTCTGCTCGGCGCGCCCGAGCGCATCGAGCTGGGCTGGTGGGAGGGCGCGGCGGCGCGCGATTACTTTGTGGCGCAGGACCGGGCCGGGCGCCTGTGCTGGGTGTATCGGGACCTGCACGACGGCGCCTTCTACCTGCACGGCCTGTGGCAGTGA
- a CDS encoding MFS transporter encodes MNDSPAPEAGSPPLLAIVCLSLAAGASAMAMRVNDALLPQLAQIFGVPLATTAQVVSFYALAYGASQVLWGPIGDRFGKYRVVAWAVLACALASLACAFAGDFGQLRAARVLAGMLAAAIIPLSIAWLGDVVPYERRQPVLARFLIGQITGLASGVWLGGVAADHLGWRVPYFVLAGLYGLVGAQLFVGLRRLPAGSSGRAGSAVASSLTRTLGDFREVLGGRWAQILLLIVFLEGSFLFGPLAFMAAHLHHRLGVSLTVAGSLVMVFGAGGLVYALGARRLVRGLGEAGLARAGALFLCLGLGAIAAAPSWIFGVLGSLLAGLGFYMLHNTLQVNATQMAPRVRGAAVSLFAASFFLGQSAGVTLIGWVSARIGSGPAIGLGAGALLGIGLGFGQVLVRRTAAQG; translated from the coding sequence ATGAATGATTCCCCGGCGCCCGAGGCCGGATCGCCGCCCTTGCTGGCCATCGTCTGCCTGTCGCTGGCCGCCGGGGCGAGCGCCATGGCGATGCGCGTCAACGACGCCCTGCTGCCGCAGCTGGCGCAGATCTTCGGCGTGCCGCTGGCCACCACTGCGCAGGTGGTCAGCTTCTACGCCCTGGCCTACGGCGCCTCGCAGGTGCTGTGGGGGCCGATCGGCGATCGCTTCGGCAAGTATCGGGTGGTGGCCTGGGCGGTGCTGGCCTGTGCGCTGGCCTCGCTGGCGTGTGCCTTTGCCGGCGACTTTGGGCAGCTGCGCGCGGCGCGCGTGCTGGCCGGCATGCTGGCGGCGGCGATCATCCCGCTGTCGATTGCCTGGCTCGGCGATGTGGTGCCTTACGAGCGTCGCCAGCCTGTGCTGGCGCGCTTTCTGATCGGCCAGATCACGGGGCTGGCGAGCGGCGTGTGGCTGGGCGGGGTGGCCGCCGATCACCTGGGCTGGCGGGTGCCGTATTTCGTGCTGGCCGGGCTCTACGGCCTGGTCGGCGCGCAGCTGTTCGTCGGCCTGCGGCGCCTGCCGGCGGGCTCGAGCGGGCGCGCCGGCAGCGCCGTGGCAAGCTCGCTGACGCGCACGCTGGGCGATTTTCGCGAGGTGCTCGGCGGGCGCTGGGCGCAGATTCTGCTGCTGATCGTGTTCCTGGAAGGCAGCTTCCTGTTCGGGCCGCTGGCCTTCATGGCTGCGCATCTGCATCACCGGCTCGGCGTGTCGCTGACGGTGGCCGGCTCGCTGGTGATGGTGTTTGGCGCCGGCGGGCTGGTGTACGCGCTGGGGGCGCGGCGCTTGGTGCGGGGGCTCGGCGAGGCGGGGCTGGCTCGCGCCGGCGCGCTGTTCCTGTGCCTGGGGCTGGGCGCGATCGCCGCCGCGCCGTCGTGGATTTTCGGCGTCCTCGGCAGCCTGCTGGCCGGACTGGGCTTCTACATGCTGCACAACACGCTGCAGGTGAATGCCACGCAGATGGCGCCGCGGGTGCGCGGTGCGGCGGTGTCGCTGTTCGCGGCGAGCTTTTTCCTCGGCCAATCGGCCGGCGTGACCCTGATCGGCTGGGTGTCCGCGCGCATCGGCAGCGGGCCGGCAATCGGCCTTGGCGCCGGCGCGCTGCTGGGCATCGGCCTCGGCTTCGGGCAGGTGCTGGTCCGGCGCACAGCGGCGCAGGGTTGA
- a CDS encoding alpha/beta hydrolase yields the protein MSTSVVEKKIPSGAIASHVLLAGDPKNPPAILLHGAGPGATAASNWLRCAPDLARHYYVIAPDLVGFGQTELPAELPTHILGWIGHRVEQVLGLMDTLGVERAHVVGNSMGGALALHALVQAPQRFDKVLLMGAIGAPFEYSWEMKRLLEFYKDPRPARYKEVIESFVHDPAAVPGLDEIIKQRYAVAMDPKTREMTNLLFQAQSAGMNDLTVPEAQLGRLPHPVLLVHGRQDRIVPLDTSLYFLKHLQQAELVVLDRCGHWAQTQRWDAMYPLIVKHFGG from the coding sequence GTGAGTACATCCGTCGTCGAAAAAAAGATCCCGTCCGGCGCCATCGCCAGCCACGTGCTGCTGGCCGGTGACCCCAAGAATCCGCCGGCCATCCTGCTGCACGGCGCCGGTCCCGGCGCCACGGCGGCCTCCAACTGGCTGCGCTGCGCGCCGGACTTGGCCCGGCACTACTACGTGATCGCCCCGGACCTGGTCGGCTTTGGCCAGACCGAGCTGCCAGCCGAGCTGCCGACCCACATTCTGGGCTGGATCGGGCATCGCGTGGAGCAGGTGCTGGGGCTGATGGACACGCTGGGCGTCGAGCGCGCCCACGTGGTCGGCAACTCGATGGGCGGCGCCTTGGCCCTGCATGCGCTGGTGCAGGCGCCGCAGCGCTTCGACAAGGTGCTGCTGATGGGCGCCATCGGCGCGCCGTTCGAATACAGCTGGGAAATGAAGCGCCTGCTGGAGTTCTACAAGGATCCGCGGCCGGCCCGCTACAAGGAAGTGATCGAGAGCTTCGTGCACGATCCGGCCGCCGTGCCGGGCCTGGACGAGATCATCAAGCAGCGCTACGCGGTGGCCATGGACCCCAAGACCCGCGAGATGACCAACCTGCTGTTCCAGGCGCAGTCCGCCGGCATGAACGACCTGACCGTGCCGGAGGCCCAGCTCGGGCGCCTGCCGCATCCGGTGCTGCTGGTGCACGGCCGCCAGGATCGCATCGTGCCGCTGGACACCAGCCTGTACTTCCTGAAGCACCTGCAGCAGGCCGAGCTGGTGGTGCTGGACCGCTGCGGGCACTGGGCGCAGACCCAGCGCTGGGACGCCATGTACCCGCTGATCGTCAAGCACTTCGGCGGCTGA